In Daphnia magna isolate NIES linkage group LG5, ASM2063170v1.1, whole genome shotgun sequence, the sequence GATTGGTAGGCAAGACCACATCCAATCGTAAAGAATGACAAAAATTGCATCCACCAGTTTGCAAACCCAAACACGCCGCGAAAAACCTCATACGAAAAtatctgcaaaaaaaaacaaaaacaagtttgatAACCAGAAGCACATCTCAGGTACaaattgtgaaaaagaaacctgACGAAATGCGCCGAGAGCCACTAGCCATTGTTCTCTAGCATCACCCAATGTAGTCTTATCGGTGGGTAGGAGATTCGAAAGAGTTGCAGTTGGTTCCTGCTGCGAATTGCATTCGTCTGGGTTATAGAAATGCTGTCCAAACCAACCATATCCTCCTACACAATATGGAACATAATCAACTATGCATTCTAACAATATAGGTTGACAAGAAATAATTACCCATAGTTTTGTTCATCAAAGTGAAGCTGACACAAAGTACAATTGGTGCTACAAATTGCAACCCAACAACACAAAGATAGTAGAAAATAATAGCCACCTAAAACCATAAAGAACAGTTTAGGAATCTCCTAAATTCATACGTGGAAACAATGTGCAAAGATACCTTTCTCTGTAGCTCAACATTTGAAATTCGACCAGCCTCTTTTTTCATGGTTTCAATCTTCTCTTGAGCTAGGTTAAGATACGCCTGGAAGCACGACGGTGCCGAAATGATTCGTACGAGACTGAGAACTAAACAGAGCCAAAAACGCATGCTGTCAAACGATTGCTCCGACATCCTACAAAAATATGTGGGTGTAAATTCAGCGTCTCTCTTAGAAACATATTTAAGAAAAGTGCGTTACAGAGGAGCCTCCATGTTGCCAAAAACTCGGACCGAAAAATAATGTCTCGCCAAAGGACGAATCCAGAGTAGTGAAAGCAGGAACGGTGATACCAGATTGATGTACATGAATATTTTCAACACTGATCTTTCACTGCAGTAACTGTGAAAATAACGATGAATTTTAGTTTACAAAAGTTTCAGTGGATGACCTGCAGCTTACCGTAAAGCATCTAAATGCATACGACTAACTCTCAAACCGGGAAATATAAATAAGGCACCCGTAATTCCACACCAAACAGCAAAACAGAGCTTCAGAATCAACTTGGAAGCCGGGCCcctgttaaaaaaacaaaacaaaacaaaaaaaaaaacagaaatcaaTGTGACATctaaatttacttagaaaaggTATAGTTATACTCCGAATCCATAGTTTGCTGTTCCAAAAACACGGATGCACTTTGATTGAACGCGGAATAAGCAGCATCCAATCCGATCTCTAGATTTGACTCGTCTATCAATAGCAGTCCTAATGCTAGGACGAAGCAAAAGGATCCACCTACTAGGACTAGCGACCGCTCAGCGGCCGCTTCATTATTCCAAAAATAGAGACTAGTGACACTGCAAAGGGATTTTCTAGAAAGTAGATATGAAAgatttattgaaattttaacTGAAAAATTGcccttgttgtttttctgaaAGAGTACTTACAAGGCAAAACCAACCAGCAGAAGGCACCATAGCATGCTAAGATTAACCTCTTGATTACCCTTAGGATAAATTCCACAATATATCTGTTGAAAAATGCATGGGTAAACAGAAGCTTAACATGAATATTTAAGGAAATTTAAACCTACCTCTGTTATGAAGTAGACAACAAGTACAAATACACTATAATCAACTAACCAAACAAATTCGGTAAAAAACTTCAGTTGCAGAACATCTTTGGGAAATATTTTTGCTGTTTCGAGCTGACAATATAATGATGGAAATGAACTATAATGCTTTACTttagaaattcaaattttacctGTAACTCCAAATTTCTAGGGACTGTAAATGTTTTATCCTCTACAGGTTCTTCCCactttcgtttgtttttgccTCGTttattttctccttctttgggttttggttttggtttggGCTGGGGAATTCCAGCTAGCTTTCTTAACTCTGCATCCGTAGGGTGAAGATAGTACACCAGACTAGAGAGAAGTATTGAGTTTTCTACATCTGGTTGTAATTTTTATATGGCATATAAACATACCCTGTTTTACAGAGAATCCATTTTCCAAATGAGAACCGTTGTGTCACCTTTTGCATGATGCTGATTGTAAGTAAAGTGACTATCAATTGGATTCCTAAGACTGCCTAAAGAGATAGAAATCACATGGAAAGTTGAAACTGAACAGACTAGCACATGTGCATCTTCTATTAGGATTTCCTTGAGCAACTTACCATTTTGCTGGCCAAATAAATAGTTTCAGACTccgaaatgaaaaattaagaCGGCTAACTCTTCGGTGGCACAGCCCTTAGCACTTTAAGAATAAACGGTCGCACGTATAGAATacaaagtaaaaatttttaacagACCGAATTTCTGTCGAAAGAAACTGCCGCACGCCCGAGAGCAGCAGCAGACGGAAAGAGCACGCGGAACAGTCCCCACAAATCCGACAAACAAGTATTTCAAATTCTATCCGATGGAGGCCAATCAGAGATGAACATCTGAAAAGTTTTGACTTTTGACGCAAATTGGATAGATTGTTAGATTCCAGTGCGACCCATTTTCTTATTCATACGCTTGCAACGGCTTCCAAATGGTCGATTGTTGCGGCAACAAAACTCTTCACCAGTCCCAATCAATCAGTTCTGGATTTTTATCATTATGCCATAGATTAGGATTACAAAGACTTCAACCGAAAACAGCCAATAGTCCAGTTAGGCTCACTCGAGTTTATATGAAAAGTGATTTTTCCTAAACATTTGAAAATCGAGAATTCGTTCATCTAGCTAAACGCTCCGGTATAGAAAGGCATCCTCCAGGGAGTTCGGACCTTGTTTAAGGGACTAGAAATAGAAATAATTTTCCAACCGTATTTTTAGTTCCTTGATTcgttgggggaaaaaaatcaagaaaatagGGATCGTGCGTGACTCTTCGTTCACGTTGCGTGCGTGACAACAAATCGTTATATTCTTTTCATCTCACCGCTAGGTGGCATCCACTAACGGTTTCATTTTCGAGCTGCACGATGTCTTGTTCGTGCCTCTTTGTACCATTTTGCCACTGAGAAATTATTCATTCGTGAAAATCCCGTTTGAGAATCCACACGAAACCCACTTCACAAGGCCAAAAGGTGCCGTTACCTGGCTGATTACGGCGAACATAAAATAAGCATTAGACCATTCCGTGATTCACATCTGTTGTCATCTAATCTCGTCAAGTAAACACAGTCAAAATGTCTCACGACAAAACTTCGGCCTTGAGCATTATCATCTACAACACACTTGTGATGTTTTGCCTACCTTAATCGATTCTTGGTATTGAGGAAATGTCTCGCTAGACATTGACAATGACGCAGTCAGGATTCCCGTGAGCATTTGTTTAGGTAGTACGCAGAAATCCTTGGCAAACGTACCCTGTACTAAGaaagagtttttctttttagaaaaTGTGTAAACATCCAGGAACTTTTATCCCGTATCATATTGAACAAATAAAGAAACCCACATATCTCGAGACGCAGTAACGGTATATTGTGCTTTCATCTCGTGATATTAGTAATGCTCTTTGTTAGACACAGACATGACAAACATGTTTGTATTAATCAGCAGGCTTGTGTATTGAAAATTGATGAAAAGAAACACTCCCACTTGACAATGAGAAAAGTTGATTACAGAAGGCTTACAGAGATAATTCACCTTTTTTCCTGGACGACGTTCTCGGCGTAGTTTGCAACAATGTCTGCTTCTCCGGATTGTTGTGATTCTGAAGATTTCCTGAGTGgctcgaaaaaagaaaatagtttcGTGTTTAGTTCGAGAAGTCTTTGAACAATTCAGTGGAGATAAAAGTTAGGATTTCAGGGCGATTTCTAGTTGATTTTATCTTCAGCCCTACTCTCCGATTAATGGAAAACTTAGAATTCTCTGTAACTTCTCTTTCGAAAAATGGTTTTGAGAGAAACTAGTAGTTTCTAGTATCACCGAAAAATGCTGAATTATTGTTGTCACCTTGCTTACTAATTTTAGCCCATTATCCGAAATTGGTATTGATTTTTTGGGTTAATCATTTGCATGTTTTTGTCTCCTTTTTGCGAACCCTGCCTCCTTCCTGGGATTTTCCTGAAAATAGTTGGCCTTGAATATTTTTGCTTTGGGTTGACACGTACCACAACTAAATTACTGATGAATATTATGCAAAAAATTTTCCACCCCTTCCCCTCTACCGTTTTCACAATTTGCGTGTTTCTTACCCTGCCTACCTCAACCTTAAAACTAAACTTGATGAATTTCGTCGtacaaccttttttttttgttttgtgataCCCACGTTTTTCCTAGAGTAACTCAAACGGACGTGTAGCTGACTAtgtaaacgttgacacttgaatgTGTTAAGAGCTTAAGACAATCCTTCAAAAATCAACGGGGAAATAGGCAAATTTCCACTTTAATGTCCGTTGCCTAAACAATGGCAATTGATTTTTTCCCCAACATTTGCGTCTACCAAGGTTTCGTGTTTCGTGAGGGATGACGTGACACACGGAACGTTGCTCATAGCAATCAGAAATCGATTTTCATCAAGAACCTCCGGGCTCGGGACAAGGCTAAAATGTTGACTATGGAGAAAGGAGGGAGCCAATATATcaagcaatatttttttttttttccttttaaaatcTCGAAGGAAAATAACCACAAAATTTatgacaaataaaaaaaaaaaaacatgaagtAATCCGACTTTTGTTATCGATTGATTGCATGGGAATAACCATCGAATGGGTGCAATATCGTCCAGGTGCACGAAATATAGTGTTGAGATTATGCCCATTCGTCGTACATGGAGCTGAAGGTATCAAAAGGTATAGTTTACCATTTGATTGCAGTCAT encodes:
- the LOC116922597 gene encoding transmembrane protein 161B, which gives rise to MAVLGIQLIVTLLTISIMQKVTQRFSFGKWILCKTGLVYYLHPTDAELRKLAGIPQPKPKPKPKEGENKRGKNKRKWEEPVEDKTFTVPRNLELQLETAKIFPKDVLQLKFFTEFVWLVDYSVFVLVVYFITEIYCGIYPKGNQEVNLSMLWCLLLVGFALKSLCSVTSLYFWNNEAAAERSLVLVGGSFCFVLALGLLLIDESNLEIGLDAAYSAFNQSASVFLEQQTMDSEGPASKLILKLCFAVWCGITGALFIFPGLRVSRMHLDALRYCSERSVLKIFMYINLVSPFLLSLLWIRPLARHYFSVRVFGNMEAPLMSEQSFDSMRFWLCLVLSLVRIISAPSCFQAYLNLAQEKIETMKKEAGRISNVELQRKVAIIFYYLCVVGLQFVAPIVLCVSFTLMNKTMGGYGWFGQHFYNPDECNSQQEPTATLSNLLPTDKTTLGDAREQWLVALGAFRQIFSYEVFRGVFGFANWWMQFLSFFTIGCGLAYQSYFSEA